In Leucoraja erinacea ecotype New England chromosome 11, Leri_hhj_1, whole genome shotgun sequence, the following are encoded in one genomic region:
- the lsm11 gene encoding U7 snRNA-associated Sm-like protein LSm11 → MAAWKVVYLGQRRTSPDAEGGSGSCTKMAEAAGGEAGRQPELRGGALDISSPRFDPYLALYSPQPPPLPFPGVRTFNNVAEYESFLTRRPGSGSRPRGQGRASAKARSRRGAAAAPDPERIERLKKLMVAEASDEEKPRPRRRDRAPKNVMTRMALHAGSPLGELYRCVQDRIKISVHIRTFKGLRGVCSGFVVAFDKFWNMALVDVDETFRKPILGKAFYNEPVLTVGRLFDRLRLQEKSKGKEPVSKLTEQTGSLPKRLVDSGAGLDDSKSLSCAAMQETADSANPSGGCDQSERSFKQTGLEAGSCAKEKQKRKRRGRPKVDYQQVSQRHVKQLFIRGENILLISLRQ, encoded by the exons ATGGCGGCTTGGAAAGTGGTGTATCTCGGGCAGCGGCGGACAAGCCCGGATGCCGAGGGAGGGAGCGGGAGCTGCaccaagatggcggaggctgcaGGAGGTGAAGCTGGTCGCCAGCCGGAGCTGCGCGGCGGGGCGCTGGACATCAGCTCGCCGCGCTTCGACCCGTACCTGGCGCTGTACAGCCCGCAGCCGCCGCCGCTGCCCTTCCCCGGCGTCCGCACCTTCAACAACGTGGCCGAGTACGAGTCGTTCCTGACGCGGCGGCCGGGCTCCGGCTCCCGCCCCCGGGGTCAGGGCCGGGCCTCGGCTAAAGCCCGCAGTCGCCGCGGCGCAGCGGCCGCCCCCGACCCCGAGCGCATCGAGCGCCTCAAAAAGCTGATGGTGGCCGAGGCGAGCGACGAGGAGAAGCCGCGGCCCCGGCGCAGGGACCGCGCCCCCAAAAACGTGATGACCAGGATGGCCC TACATGCGGGCAGTCCTCTGGGCGAACTCTATCGGTGTGTGCAGGACAGAATAAAGATTAGCGTCCACATCCGGACTTTTAAAGGATTGCGGGGAGTCTGCTCAGGATTCGTGGTTGCATTTGACAAGTTCTGGAACATG GCACTTGTTGATGTGGATGAGACCTTCAGGAAACCGATCCTCGGGAAAGCTTTTTACAATGAACCAGTGCTAACTGTTGGCAGG CTGTTTGATCGGTTAAGGCTTCAAGAAAAATCCAAAGGAAAGGAACCCGTTTCCAAGCTTACAGAACAAACGGGCTCGTTACCCAAAAGGCTTGTGGATAGTGGAGCCGGACTGGATGACAGCAAAAGTTTGAGCTGTGCTGCTATGCAAGAAACGGCCGATTCTGCAAACCCGTCTGGAGGTTGTGATCAGTCGGAGAGGAGTTTCAAACAAACTGGCTTGGAAGCTGGATCTTGTGCAAAGGAGAAACagaaaaggaaaaggagaggCAGGCCCAAGGTGGATTATCAGCAGGTTTCTCAAAGACATGTGAAACAACTCTTTATCCGAGGTGAAAATATCCTGCTCATCAGTTTGAGGCAGTGA
- the thg1l gene encoding probable tRNA(His) guanylyltransferase: protein MQYCYLGRLSRAGVQVGLFRCIRRTSGVKRIFLKVPPHTTCRTMAKSKFEYVRNFEADDTCLQNCWVVVRLDGRNFHKFADQHSFKKPNDERALHLMTKCALTVMEELSDIVIAYGQSDEYSFVFKKRSNWFKRRASKFISHVVSQFSSSFVFYWKDFFKDQSLLFPPGFDGRVVLYPSNQNLRDYLSWRQADCHINNLYNTTFWALVQQGGLSNCEAEERLKGTLAGDKNEILFSEFNINYNKESAMFRKGTVLLGQKVEETIDKQTTTPDAPEGINVMVKRTRKKILPLHVDVIGDGFWEEHLEILADNS, encoded by the exons ATGCAGTATTGTTATTTGGGTCGACTATCAAGAGCTGGTGTTCAAGTTGGTCTTTTCAGGTGCATTAGGAGAACCAGTGGAGTTAAACGAATTTTCCTAAAGGTTCCACCACATACTACTTGCAGAACAATGGCTAAAAGTAAATTTGAATATGTTCGTAACTTTGAAGCTGATGACACCTGTCTGCAAAACTGCTGGGTTGTGGTTCGACTGGATGGCCGAAATTTTCACAA GTTTGCCGATCAGCACAGTTTCAAAAAGCCCAATGATGAGCGGGCCCTTCATTTGATGACCAAGTGTGCATTGACTGTCATGGAAGAACTGAGTGACATTGTAATTGCATACGGCCAAAGCGATGAGTATAGCTTTGTCTTCAAAAAAAGAAGTAACTGGTTCAAGAGGAGAGCAAG CAAATTCATAAGCCATGTGGTCTCCCAGTTTTCTTCCAGCTTTGTCTTCTACTGGAAAGATTTCTTTAAAGATCAATCTCTCTTATTTCCTCCTGGATTTGATGGGAGAGTAGTTCTATATCCCAGCAACCAAAACCTCCGGGACTACCTAAGTTGGAGACAGGCTGACT GTCATATCAATAATCTTTATAACACAACATTCTGGGCCCTTGTGCAGCAAGGTGGTTTATCCAATTGTGAAGCTGAAGAGAGGCTGAAG GGCACTCTTGCAGGAGACAAAAATGAAATTTTATTTTCGGAGTTCAATATTAATTATAATAAGGAATCTGCAATGTTTAGGAAAGGAACTGTACTGTTAGGGCAAAAG GTTGAAGAAACTATTGATAAACAGACCACAACTCCAGATGCACCAGAAGGAATAAATGTCATGGTTAAAAGGACTCGCAAAAAGATTCTCCCGCTACATGTTGATGTCATTGGAGATGGGTTCTGGGAGGAACATTTGGAGATTCTTGCTGATAACAGCTAG